A genomic stretch from Corvus cornix cornix isolate S_Up_H32 chromosome 9, ASM73873v5, whole genome shotgun sequence includes:
- the TRPM2 gene encoding transient receptor potential cation channel subfamily M member 2 isoform X3 has protein sequence MRPEDAAGKENLISWIPENIRKKECTYFVESSQTSDSGRIVCECGYLREQHLDDAAKPPIFLGKEWDPRRHIQEMPTDAFGDIRFTGLGQKTGKYVRVSSDTPPRVIYHLMTQHWGLDAPNLLISVTGGAKNFIMKPRLKNIFRQGLVKVAQTTGAWIITGGSHTGVMKQVGEAVRDFILSCSHKEGDIVTIGIATWGTVYNRDSLVCPMGGFPAEYVLDEENQGSLSCLDSNHSHFILVDDGTHGRYGVEIPLRTRLEKFISEQTKVKGGVAIKIPIVCVVLEGGPGTLDTIYNTITNGTPCVIVEGSGRVADVIAQVANLPVAKITIALIQKKLSILFHDTYELFTESKLVEWTKKIQDIVRSRQLLTIFREGKYGQQDVDVAILQALFKASRNQDHFGRENWDHQLKLAVAWNRVDIARSEIFTDDHDWKPSDLHPVMAAALISNKPEFVKLFLEQGVRLKEFVTWDTLVYLYDNLAPSCLFHSKLQKVLLEEREHTAGSKMPRLQMHHVSQVLRELLGCSTQPLYPKPKHTERPRLSIPVPHIKLNVQGSSLRSLCKRSAGRVTFTMDPVRDLLIWAVVQNRKELAEIIWAQSQDCMAAALACSKILKELAKEEEDTDTTDDMLALAEEYEHKAIGVFTDCYRKDEERAQKLLTRVSEAWGKTTCLQLALEAKNMNFVSHGGVQAFLTKVWWGKLCVDNGLWRVITCMLFFPLLYTNLITFSREKRLQPMGCLTRLRAFFTAPIVIFLMNILSYFTFLLLFAYVLMVDFQPMPTWREYLIYFWLFSLVCEETRQLLYDPDGLGVVKMASLYIKDFWNKLDICAILVFIAGLTCRLIPSTLYPGRIILSLAFIIFCLRLMHIFTVSKTLGPKIIIVKRMMKDVFFFLFLLAVWVVSFGVAKQAILIHNEERVEWLFRGVVYHSYLTIFGQIPSYIDGVNFNIDQCSPNGTDPYKPKCPETNADNKKPIFPEWLTVILLCLYLLFTNILLLNLLIAMFNYTFQQVQEHTDQIWKFQRHDLIEEYHGRPPAPPPLILLNHLQLLVRRGLLRRPATHHKLKEKLEKNEEAALLSWEMYLKENYLQHQQCQEKQNTEQMIRDIAQRVDVLAELLDLDRVKRTGVVEQRLGSLEDQVQQSAQALRWMMQALRGNGFSSGEDVPPVGSSKVLDTKEIDLEGRPEESQPPCHVLARNLLYPGSHTLRFPVPDEKVPWEVDFPLYDPPAYSADHKDMAVQDPFSLSLESLLKINYNTMDGLIDRQSFHGLYAVQDGLPLNPMGRTGLRGRGRLHCFGPNHALHPVVTRWRRNLDGSIIRKSLKKMLEVLVAQYPLSDVWALPGGSLEPGETLPLKLKWILRREFWPQFQNLLKQGTEVHKGYLDDPRNTDNAWVETVAISVHFDTQNDVEMKRLNSFLQGCDPELCIRWQVLDKRIPLHANHKELLHKVSTLLGAYY, from the exons ATGCGGCCGGAGGATGCGGCGGGGAAG GAAAATCTCATCTCCTGGATTCCTGAAAACATCCGGAAGAAGGAATGCACCTATTTTGTAGAAAGCTCCCAGACATCAGATTCTGG GAGGATCGTTTGTGAGTGTGGCTATCTCAGGGAACAGCACCTGGACGATGCTGCCAAACCTCCCATCTTCCTGGGGAAGGAATGGGATCCCCGCAGGCACATCCAGGAAATGCCAACGGATGCCTTCGGCGATATCCGCTTCACAGGCCTGGGACAGAAGACAGGGAAG TATGTGCGTGTCTCCTCGGATACCCCTCCACGGGTCATCTACCACCTCATGACACAGCACTGGGGCCTCGACGCACCCAACCTGCTCATCTCAGTCACCGGGGGAGCCAAAAACTTCATCATGAAGCCAAGGCTGAAGAACATCTTCCGGCAAGGGCTAGTCAAGGTGGCCCAGACCACAG GAGCCTGGATCATCACGGGGGGGTCCCACACTGGTGTGATGAAACAGGTGGGAGAGGCAGTGCGAGACTTCAtcctgagctgcagccacaAGGAGGGCGACATCGTCACCATCGGCATTGCCACCTGGGGGACCGTGTACAACCGGGACAGCCTCGTCTGCCCCATG GGGGGCTTTCCTGCTGAGTATGTGCTGGATGAGGAGAACCAAGGCAGCTTGTCATGCCTGGACAGCAACCATTCCCACTTCATCCTGGTGGATGATGGCACCCACGGGAGGTATGGGGTGGAAATCCCCCTGAGGACCAGGCTGGAGAAGTTCATTTCAGAGCAGACCAAGGTGAAAGGAG GCGTGGCCATCAAGATCCCCATCGTGTGTGTGGTGCTGGAAGGAGGCCCTGGGACTCTTGAT ACCATCTACAACACCATCACCAACGGGACCCCCTGTGTGATTGTGGAAGGGTCCGGCCGTGTGGCTGATGTCATCGCCCAGGTGGCCAATCTGCCCGTGGCCAAGATAACCATCGCCTTGATCCAGAAGAAACTGAGCATCCTCTTCCACGACACCTATGAGCTCTTCACCGAGAGCAAACTGGTGGAGTGGACCAAGAAG ATCCAAGACATAGTGCGGAGCCGGCAGCTCCTGACCATCTTCAGAGAGGGCAAATATGGCCAGCAGGATGTGGATGTGGCCATCCTCCAGGCCCTCTTCAAAG CATCCCGAAACCAGGACCACTTTGGTCGTGAGAACTGGGACCACCAGCTGAAGTTGGCTGTGGCCTGGAACAGGGTGGACATTGCCCGAAGCGAGATCTTCACCGATGACCACGACTGGAAG CCCTCAGATCTCCACCCCGTGATGGCAGCTGCCCTGATTTCCAACAAGCCAGAGTTTGTGAAGCtgttcctggagcagggagtgcGTCTCAAGGAGTTTGTCACCTGGGACACCCTGGTTTACCTCTACGACAACCTGGCCCCGTCCTGCCTGTTCCACAGCAAGCTGcagaaggtgctgctggaggagagagaGCACACAGCCGGCTCCAAAATGCCAAGGCTCCAGATGCACCACGTCTCCCAGGTGCTgcgggagctgctgggctgctccacACAGCCGCTGTACCCCAAGCCCAAGCACACGGAGCGGCCCCGGCTCTCCATCCCCGTGCCGCACATCAAGCTGAAC GTGCAGGGGTCAAGTCTCCGGTCCCTCTGCAAGCGCTCTGCTGGCCGAGTCACCTTCACCATGGACCCCGTCCGGGACCTGCTCATCTGGGCCGTGGTCCAGAACCGCAAGGAGCTGGCAGAAATCATCTGGGCCCAG AGCCAGGACTGCATGGCAGCTGCGCTGGCCTGCAGCAAAATCCTGAAGGAGCTggccaaggaggaggaggacacGGACACCACCGATGACATGCTGGCCCTGGCTGAGGAGTACGAGCACAAGGCAATCG GCGTGTTCACAGACTGCTACCGCAAGGATGAAGAGAGAGCCCAGAAGCTTCTCACCCGTGTCTCTGAAGCCTGGGGGAAGACAACCTGTCTGCAGCTGGCGTTGGAGGCCAAGAACATGAATTTTGTGTCCCATGGGGGTGTCCAG GCTTTTCTAACCAAGGTCTGGTGGGGGAAGCTGTGTGTGGACAACGGGCTTTGGCGGGTGATTACGTGCATGCTGTTCTTCCCCCTGCTCTACACCAACCTCATCACCTTCAG cagggagaagaggctgcAGCCCATGGGCTGCCTGACACGTCTCCGAGCCTTCTTCACAGCACCCATCGTCATCTTCCTCATGAACATCCTCTCCTACTtcaccttcctcctgctcttcgCATACGTCCTGATGGTTGACTTCCAGCCGATGCCAACCTGGCGGGAATACCTCATCTACTTCTGGCTCTTCTCCCTGGTGTGCGAGGAGACCCGCCAG CTGTTGTATGACCCAGATGGACTTGGGGTAGTGAAAATGGCTTCCCTGTACATCAAGGACTTCTGGAATAAGCTGGACATCTGCGCCATTCTGGTCTTTATCGCAGGGCTGACTTGCAG GCTGATCCCATCAACATTATATCCTGGGCGCATCATACTGTCCCTGGCTTTTATAATTTTCTGCCTGCGCCTGATGCACATTTTCACAGTCAGTAAAACACTGGGGCCCAAGATCATCATTGTGAAGCGCATG ATGAAGGAtgtcttcttctttctcttcctgctggcAGTGTGGGTAGTGTCCTTTGGGGTGGCCAAGCAGGCTATCCTGATCCACAACGAGGAACGCGTGGAGTGGCTTTTCCGTGGCGTGGTCTATCACTCCTACCTGACCATCTTTGGGCAGATTCCCTCCTACATCGATG GGGTCAACTTCAACATCGACCAGTGCAGCCCCAATGGGACTGACCCCTACAAGCCCAAGTGTCCAGAGACAAACGCGGACAACAAGAAACCCATCTTCCCAGAATGGCTGACGGTCATCTTGCTGTGCCTGTACCTGCTCTTCACCAACATCCTCCTCCTCAACCTCCTCATCGCCATGTTCAA CTACACCTTCCAGCAGGTGCAGGAGCACACGGACCAGATCTGGAAGTTCCAGCGGCACGACCTGATCGAGGAGTACCACGGCCGCCCACCCGCGCCCCCACCCCTCATCCTGCTCaaccacctgcagctcctggtccGGCGGGGCTTGCTCCGCCGGCCGGCCACGCACCACAAGCTCA aggagaagctggagaagaacGAAGAAGCTGCCCTTCTCTCATGGGAGATGTACCTGAAGGAGAACtacctgcagcaccagcagtgccaggagaaGCAGAACACGGAGCAGATGATCCGGGACATTGCACAGAG GGTTGATGtactggcagagctgctggactTGGACCGGGTGAAGAGGACAGGGGTAGTGGAGCAAAGACTGGGCTCTCTGGAGGACCAG gtgCAGCAGAGTGCCCAGGCCCTGAGGTGGATGATGCAGGCGCTGAGGGGCAATGGCTTCAGCTCAGGCGAGGATGTGCCGCCCGTGG GCTCCTCCAAAGTCTTGGACACCAAGGAGATTGACCTGGAGGGGAGACCCGAGGAGAGCCAGCCCCCGTGCCACGTGCTTGCCCGAAACCTCCTGTACCCTGGGTCTCACACTCTCCGCTTCCCTGTGCCAGATGAGAAGGTGCCCTGGGAG GTGGATTTCCCACTCTACGACCCCCCTGCCTACTCGGCCGACCACAAGGACATGGCTGTGCAGGACCCCTTCAGCCT CTCCTTGGAGTCTCTCCTGAAGATCAACTACAACACCATGGACGGGCTGATCGACCGGCAGAGCTTCCACGGGCTCTACGCCGTGCAGGACGGGCTGCCACT GAACCCCATGGGCAGGACGGGGCTGCGAGGCCGTGGGAGGCTGCACTGCTTTGGGCCCAACCATGCCCTGCACCCTGTTGTGACCCG ctggaggaggaatTTGGATGGGTCCATTATAAGGAAGAGCCTGAAGAAGATGCTGGAAGTCCTGGTGGCCCAATATCCGTTGTCAGATGTctgggctctgcctggg GGGTCACTGGAGCCAGGTGAGACACTGCCACTGAAGCTCAAGTGGATCCTGCGCCGGGAGTTCTGGCCCCAGTTCCAGAACCTGCTGAAACAAGGCACTGAG GTACACAAGGGGTACCTCGACGACCCACGCAACACAGATAACGCCTGGGTGGAGACGGTCGCCATCAGCGTGCACTTCGACACCCAGAACGACGTGGAGATGAAGCGGCTGAATTCG TTCCTCCAGGGCTGCGACCCAGAGCTGTGCATCCGCTGGCAGGTGCTGGACAAGAGGATCCCCCTGCACGCCAACCACAAGGAGCTCCTGCACAAGGTCTCAACCCTCCTCGGTGCCTACTACTGA
- the TRPM2 gene encoding transient receptor potential cation channel subfamily M member 2 isoform X2: protein MSARGRCAKVLPSELNKVCPERGDEPATQPRKMSDFEVVPNLQQSSSSVSKSRRKAHFPTGSNEKENLISWIPENIRKKECTYFVESSQTSDSGRIVCECGYLREQHLDDAAKPPIFLGKEWDPRRHIQEMPTDAFGDIRFTGLGQKTGKYVRVSSDTPPRVIYHLMTQHWGLDAPNLLISVTGGAKNFIMKPRLKNIFRQGLVKVAQTTGAWIITGGSHTGVMKQVGEAVRDFILSCSHKEGDIVTIGIATWGTVYNRDSLVCPMGGFPAEYVLDEENQGSLSCLDSNHSHFILVDDGTHGRYGVEIPLRTRLEKFISEQTKVKGGVAIKIPIVCVVLEGGPGTLDTIYNTITNGTPCVIVEGSGRVADVIAQVANLPVAKITIALIQKKLSILFHDTYELFTESKLVEWTKKIQDIVRSRQLLTIFREGKYGQQDVDVAILQALFKASRNQDHFGRENWDHQLKLAVAWNRVDIARSEIFTDDHDWKPSDLHPVMAAALISNKPEFVKLFLEQGVRLKEFVTWDTLVYLYDNLAPSCLFHSKLQKVLLEEREHTAGSKMPRLQMHHVSQVLRELLGCSTQPLYPKPKHTERPRLSIPVPHIKLNVQGSSLRSLCKRSAGRVTFTMDPVRDLLIWAVVQNRKELAEIIWAQSQDCMAAALACSKILKELAKEEEDTDTTDDMLALAEEYEHKAIGVFTDCYRKDEERAQKLLTRVSEAWGKTTCLQLALEAKNMNFVSHGGVQAFLTKVWWGKLCVDNGLWRVITCMLFFPLLYTNLITFREKRLQPMGCLTRLRAFFTAPIVIFLMNILSYFTFLLLFAYVLMVDFQPMPTWREYLIYFWLFSLVCEETRQLLYDPDGLGVVKMASLYIKDFWNKLDICAILVFIAGLTCRLIPSTLYPGRIILSLAFIIFCLRLMHIFTVSKTLGPKIIIVKRMMKDVFFFLFLLAVWVVSFGVAKQAILIHNEERVEWLFRGVVYHSYLTIFGQIPSYIDGVNFNIDQCSPNGTDPYKPKCPETNADNKKPIFPEWLTVILLCLYLLFTNILLLNLLIAMFNYTFQQVQEHTDQIWKFQRHDLIEEYHGRPPAPPPLILLNHLQLLVRRGLLRRPATHHKLKEKLEKNEEAALLSWEMYLKENYLQHQQCQEKQNTEQMIRDIAQRVDVLAELLDLDRVKRTGVVEQRLGSLEDQVQQSAQALRWMMQALRGNGFSSGEDVPPVGSSKVLDTKEIDLEGRPEESQPPCHVLARNLLYPGSHTLRFPVPDEKVPWEVDFPLYDPPAYSADHKDMAVQDPFSLSLESLLKINYNTMDGLIDRQSFHGLYAVQDGLPLNPMGRTGLRGRGRLHCFGPNHALHPVVTRWRRNLDGSIIRKSLKKMLEVLVAQYPLSDVWALPGGSLEPGETLPLKLKWILRREFWPQFQNLLKQGTEVHKGYLDDPRNTDNAWVETVAISVHFDTQNDVEMKRLNSFLQGCDPELCIRWQVLDKRIPLHANHKELLHKVSTLLGAYY, encoded by the exons ATGTCCGCGCGTGGCCGGTGCGCCAAGGTGCTCCCCTCCGAACTGAACAAGGTGTGCCCCGAGAGAGGAGATGAGCCTGCCACACAGCCCAGGAAGATGAGCGACTTTGAGGTGGTGCCCaacctgcagcagagcagtagCAGCGTCTCGAAGAGCAGGCGGAAGGCTCATTTCCCCACTGGCAGCAATGAAAAG GAAAATCTCATCTCCTGGATTCCTGAAAACATCCGGAAGAAGGAATGCACCTATTTTGTAGAAAGCTCCCAGACATCAGATTCTGG GAGGATCGTTTGTGAGTGTGGCTATCTCAGGGAACAGCACCTGGACGATGCTGCCAAACCTCCCATCTTCCTGGGGAAGGAATGGGATCCCCGCAGGCACATCCAGGAAATGCCAACGGATGCCTTCGGCGATATCCGCTTCACAGGCCTGGGACAGAAGACAGGGAAG TATGTGCGTGTCTCCTCGGATACCCCTCCACGGGTCATCTACCACCTCATGACACAGCACTGGGGCCTCGACGCACCCAACCTGCTCATCTCAGTCACCGGGGGAGCCAAAAACTTCATCATGAAGCCAAGGCTGAAGAACATCTTCCGGCAAGGGCTAGTCAAGGTGGCCCAGACCACAG GAGCCTGGATCATCACGGGGGGGTCCCACACTGGTGTGATGAAACAGGTGGGAGAGGCAGTGCGAGACTTCAtcctgagctgcagccacaAGGAGGGCGACATCGTCACCATCGGCATTGCCACCTGGGGGACCGTGTACAACCGGGACAGCCTCGTCTGCCCCATG GGGGGCTTTCCTGCTGAGTATGTGCTGGATGAGGAGAACCAAGGCAGCTTGTCATGCCTGGACAGCAACCATTCCCACTTCATCCTGGTGGATGATGGCACCCACGGGAGGTATGGGGTGGAAATCCCCCTGAGGACCAGGCTGGAGAAGTTCATTTCAGAGCAGACCAAGGTGAAAGGAG GCGTGGCCATCAAGATCCCCATCGTGTGTGTGGTGCTGGAAGGAGGCCCTGGGACTCTTGAT ACCATCTACAACACCATCACCAACGGGACCCCCTGTGTGATTGTGGAAGGGTCCGGCCGTGTGGCTGATGTCATCGCCCAGGTGGCCAATCTGCCCGTGGCCAAGATAACCATCGCCTTGATCCAGAAGAAACTGAGCATCCTCTTCCACGACACCTATGAGCTCTTCACCGAGAGCAAACTGGTGGAGTGGACCAAGAAG ATCCAAGACATAGTGCGGAGCCGGCAGCTCCTGACCATCTTCAGAGAGGGCAAATATGGCCAGCAGGATGTGGATGTGGCCATCCTCCAGGCCCTCTTCAAAG CATCCCGAAACCAGGACCACTTTGGTCGTGAGAACTGGGACCACCAGCTGAAGTTGGCTGTGGCCTGGAACAGGGTGGACATTGCCCGAAGCGAGATCTTCACCGATGACCACGACTGGAAG CCCTCAGATCTCCACCCCGTGATGGCAGCTGCCCTGATTTCCAACAAGCCAGAGTTTGTGAAGCtgttcctggagcagggagtgcGTCTCAAGGAGTTTGTCACCTGGGACACCCTGGTTTACCTCTACGACAACCTGGCCCCGTCCTGCCTGTTCCACAGCAAGCTGcagaaggtgctgctggaggagagagaGCACACAGCCGGCTCCAAAATGCCAAGGCTCCAGATGCACCACGTCTCCCAGGTGCTgcgggagctgctgggctgctccacACAGCCGCTGTACCCCAAGCCCAAGCACACGGAGCGGCCCCGGCTCTCCATCCCCGTGCCGCACATCAAGCTGAAC GTGCAGGGGTCAAGTCTCCGGTCCCTCTGCAAGCGCTCTGCTGGCCGAGTCACCTTCACCATGGACCCCGTCCGGGACCTGCTCATCTGGGCCGTGGTCCAGAACCGCAAGGAGCTGGCAGAAATCATCTGGGCCCAG AGCCAGGACTGCATGGCAGCTGCGCTGGCCTGCAGCAAAATCCTGAAGGAGCTggccaaggaggaggaggacacGGACACCACCGATGACATGCTGGCCCTGGCTGAGGAGTACGAGCACAAGGCAATCG GCGTGTTCACAGACTGCTACCGCAAGGATGAAGAGAGAGCCCAGAAGCTTCTCACCCGTGTCTCTGAAGCCTGGGGGAAGACAACCTGTCTGCAGCTGGCGTTGGAGGCCAAGAACATGAATTTTGTGTCCCATGGGGGTGTCCAG GCTTTTCTAACCAAGGTCTGGTGGGGGAAGCTGTGTGTGGACAACGGGCTTTGGCGGGTGATTACGTGCATGCTGTTCTTCCCCCTGCTCTACACCAACCTCATCACCTTCAG ggagaagaggctgcAGCCCATGGGCTGCCTGACACGTCTCCGAGCCTTCTTCACAGCACCCATCGTCATCTTCCTCATGAACATCCTCTCCTACTtcaccttcctcctgctcttcgCATACGTCCTGATGGTTGACTTCCAGCCGATGCCAACCTGGCGGGAATACCTCATCTACTTCTGGCTCTTCTCCCTGGTGTGCGAGGAGACCCGCCAG CTGTTGTATGACCCAGATGGACTTGGGGTAGTGAAAATGGCTTCCCTGTACATCAAGGACTTCTGGAATAAGCTGGACATCTGCGCCATTCTGGTCTTTATCGCAGGGCTGACTTGCAG GCTGATCCCATCAACATTATATCCTGGGCGCATCATACTGTCCCTGGCTTTTATAATTTTCTGCCTGCGCCTGATGCACATTTTCACAGTCAGTAAAACACTGGGGCCCAAGATCATCATTGTGAAGCGCATG ATGAAGGAtgtcttcttctttctcttcctgctggcAGTGTGGGTAGTGTCCTTTGGGGTGGCCAAGCAGGCTATCCTGATCCACAACGAGGAACGCGTGGAGTGGCTTTTCCGTGGCGTGGTCTATCACTCCTACCTGACCATCTTTGGGCAGATTCCCTCCTACATCGATG GGGTCAACTTCAACATCGACCAGTGCAGCCCCAATGGGACTGACCCCTACAAGCCCAAGTGTCCAGAGACAAACGCGGACAACAAGAAACCCATCTTCCCAGAATGGCTGACGGTCATCTTGCTGTGCCTGTACCTGCTCTTCACCAACATCCTCCTCCTCAACCTCCTCATCGCCATGTTCAA CTACACCTTCCAGCAGGTGCAGGAGCACACGGACCAGATCTGGAAGTTCCAGCGGCACGACCTGATCGAGGAGTACCACGGCCGCCCACCCGCGCCCCCACCCCTCATCCTGCTCaaccacctgcagctcctggtccGGCGGGGCTTGCTCCGCCGGCCGGCCACGCACCACAAGCTCA aggagaagctggagaagaacGAAGAAGCTGCCCTTCTCTCATGGGAGATGTACCTGAAGGAGAACtacctgcagcaccagcagtgccaggagaaGCAGAACACGGAGCAGATGATCCGGGACATTGCACAGAG GGTTGATGtactggcagagctgctggactTGGACCGGGTGAAGAGGACAGGGGTAGTGGAGCAAAGACTGGGCTCTCTGGAGGACCAG gtgCAGCAGAGTGCCCAGGCCCTGAGGTGGATGATGCAGGCGCTGAGGGGCAATGGCTTCAGCTCAGGCGAGGATGTGCCGCCCGTGG GCTCCTCCAAAGTCTTGGACACCAAGGAGATTGACCTGGAGGGGAGACCCGAGGAGAGCCAGCCCCCGTGCCACGTGCTTGCCCGAAACCTCCTGTACCCTGGGTCTCACACTCTCCGCTTCCCTGTGCCAGATGAGAAGGTGCCCTGGGAG GTGGATTTCCCACTCTACGACCCCCCTGCCTACTCGGCCGACCACAAGGACATGGCTGTGCAGGACCCCTTCAGCCT CTCCTTGGAGTCTCTCCTGAAGATCAACTACAACACCATGGACGGGCTGATCGACCGGCAGAGCTTCCACGGGCTCTACGCCGTGCAGGACGGGCTGCCACT GAACCCCATGGGCAGGACGGGGCTGCGAGGCCGTGGGAGGCTGCACTGCTTTGGGCCCAACCATGCCCTGCACCCTGTTGTGACCCG ctggaggaggaatTTGGATGGGTCCATTATAAGGAAGAGCCTGAAGAAGATGCTGGAAGTCCTGGTGGCCCAATATCCGTTGTCAGATGTctgggctctgcctggg GGGTCACTGGAGCCAGGTGAGACACTGCCACTGAAGCTCAAGTGGATCCTGCGCCGGGAGTTCTGGCCCCAGTTCCAGAACCTGCTGAAACAAGGCACTGAG GTACACAAGGGGTACCTCGACGACCCACGCAACACAGATAACGCCTGGGTGGAGACGGTCGCCATCAGCGTGCACTTCGACACCCAGAACGACGTGGAGATGAAGCGGCTGAATTCG TTCCTCCAGGGCTGCGACCCAGAGCTGTGCATCCGCTGGCAGGTGCTGGACAAGAGGATCCCCCTGCACGCCAACCACAAGGAGCTCCTGCACAAGGTCTCAACCCTCCTCGGTGCCTACTACTGA